In a single window of the Rickettsiales bacterium genome:
- the glmM gene encoding phosphoglucosamine mutase — protein sequence MRKYFGTDGIRGTANKGIMTAETALRLGLAAGTFFIRKDSRRRVIIGKDTRLSGYLFETAVTAGFLSAGMEVFLVGPMPTPAVAMLVKSMRADLGVMISASHNPYYDNGLKLFGPDGHKLSDQVEAKIEEIMTDPKLIKLADPEKVGRAKRIDDAPGRYIEFIKNSFPRSLKGLKLVVDCANGAAYHLGEKIFWELGAEVIEIGSRPNGVNINLDCGSNHLEQLSAAVIENQADLGIALDGDADRLHMVDEKGNVIDGDKILALIACHLKSQNKLKDNTVVATTMSNLAFEEYLNSQGIEVIRTQVGDRYVVAKMEELGLSLGGEQSGHIVVGNYSTTGDGLVAALQMLALIQDQDKPISVVADIFTPLPQVLRNVKIKNAADIMKSSSFQSVIKSVESKLGNRGRLLVRKSGTEDLIRIMCESKDEELMNKTLDEIESALV from the coding sequence ATGAGAAAATATTTTGGTACTGATGGTATAAGGGGGACTGCTAATAAAGGAATTATGACTGCTGAGACAGCTTTAAGACTAGGGTTAGCTGCTGGAACTTTCTTTATTCGTAAAGATTCTCGTCGTAGAGTAATAATAGGGAAAGATACTAGATTATCGGGTTATCTTTTTGAAACAGCGGTTACGGCAGGTTTCTTGTCTGCTGGGATGGAAGTATTTTTAGTTGGTCCTATGCCAACTCCAGCAGTTGCGATGTTGGTTAAGTCTATGCGTGCTGATTTGGGAGTGATGATTTCTGCGTCTCATAATCCTTATTATGATAATGGTCTCAAGCTATTTGGTCCAGATGGTCATAAATTATCTGATCAAGTGGAAGCTAAAATAGAAGAGATTATGACTGATCCTAAGTTAATTAAATTAGCTGATCCAGAAAAGGTTGGAAGAGCAAAAAGAATTGATGATGCTCCAGGTCGATATATTGAATTTATTAAAAATAGTTTTCCAAGAAGTTTGAAAGGTTTGAAATTAGTAGTAGATTGTGCTAATGGAGCCGCTTATCATCTAGGAGAAAAAATTTTTTGGGAGCTTGGCGCTGAAGTTATAGAAATTGGGAGCCGTCCCAATGGAGTTAATATTAATCTCGATTGTGGGTCTAATCATTTGGAGCAGTTATCAGCTGCGGTTATTGAAAATCAAGCTGATTTAGGGATAGCTTTAGATGGTGATGCTGATCGTCTTCATATGGTTGATGAAAAAGGAAATGTTATAGATGGAGATAAGATTTTAGCATTAATCGCTTGTCATTTAAAATCTCAAAATAAATTAAAGGATAATACAGTCGTAGCCACAACGATGTCTAATTTAGCTTTTGAAGAATATCTTAATAGTCAGGGGATAGAAGTAATTCGTACTCAGGTGGGAGATCGTTATGTGGTAGCTAAAATGGAAGAGCTTGGCTTAAGTTTAGGGGGAGAACAGTCAGGTCATATTGTTGTGGGTAATTATTCTACCACTGGTGATGGACTTGTTGCTGCTTTGCAAATGCTTGCTTTAATACAGGACCAAGATAAGCCAATAAGTGTTGTTGCTGATATTTTTACTCCTTTACCTCAAGTATTACGCAATGTAAAAATAAAAAATGCTGCTGATATTATGAAGAGTTCAAGTTTTCAGTCTGTTATTAAATCAGTTGAATCAAAACTAGGGAATAGGGGTAGGCTTCTAGTGCGTAAATCAGGTACTGAAGACTTAATTAGAATTATGTGTGAAAGCAAGGATGAAGAACTGATGAATAAGACCCTTGATGAGATAGAATCTGCTTTAGTATAA